The genomic region TTGCGCAGGGCCGCCGGTACCGACAGCCGCGCCGCGCGCCAGGCCGGCAGCAGCGCCCCGGTGAGGCAGAGCAGCACCGTCAGCCCCGCTGCCATCGACGCGAACGCGGTCGGGAAGTGCAGGTCAAGGTCCCATCCGAGCAAGGCCGGGAACTGGATCTCCACCCAGAAGATGCCGAGCGCCATCCCCGCCGCGACGGCGAGCAGCAGCCCGAGCAGGCCGATCGCCAGCCCCTCCAGCACGACCATCGCGAACAGGCGCGAGCGCCTGAGGCCCACCGCGCGCATCATCCCGAACTCGCGCGTGCGCTCGAGGACGCCGCTGGCGAGCGTGTCGCCCAGGCCGATCAGGACGAGCAGCAGGGTCACCGCCTCCATCAGGTAGAGGAAGCTGAAGGCCTGGCGCACCTGGCCGGTGAAGTGGCCGACGAGCTGGGCCAGCGTGCGCACCTGGAGGCGGTACTCGGGCCCGATGCGGCGGGCGATCTCGGCGGCGACGCCGTCGCGGTCGGCGCCGGGCTGGACGACGATGCGCGCCCACCGCACCTGCGGGTCGTTCCAGGCGCGTTTGAAGAGCTCGCGGCTCATGATGACGGCGACCGTCGGCTCGGTGGCGGTGATGCCGAGGACCGGCAGTCTCTGGAGGCCGTGCGGGGAGGGCAGCTCCAGCGCGTCGCCGACCGCCGTCTTGAACTGCTGCGCGAAGGTGCTCGACACGAGCAACGCCTTGCCCTCGGCGACGCGGTCGAGCGCGCCGGCGAGGGCGCCGTCCTCGAGGCGCCAATGGCAGACCTTCGGGTTCACGAAGCTCGACGGGTCGTGCGCGACCAGCACGGGCATGCCGCCGCGGTAGCCGATCGTCTGGCGCTGCTCGCCGGAGACCAGCTCGACGCCGGGCAGATCGGTGAGGTCGGCGAGGAGCCCCTCGGAGAGCGGCGCGCTCATCCAGCCTTCGCTCTCGAACGCCGACGTGACGTAGAGGTCCGCCTTGAACATCGACGTCAGCTGCGCCTCGAGCGTGCGCTCGAAGCTCCACGCGACGATGCCGAACATGAGGATCGCGCCGAGGCCGACGCCGAGCGTCGCCACCGTCAGCGCGGCGCGGCGCGACTGCTCGCGCAGGTGGCCGGCCGCGAGGCGGCCCGTCGGCCCGAACAGCCGCTGCCAGAGGCTCGACACGACGCCGCTGCTGCCGCGCACGAGCGGCCACGCGCCGGCGCAGCCGAGGATGGCGAGGAGCGCGGTCGTCACGTTGCCCAGCTCGGCCTGCTCGGTTCGGCGCTGGAAGAGGATCAGGCCGGCGGCGAGCCCGATCATCCCGAGCCAGAGGACGAGCCGCGGCGGGCGCAGCGCGGTCGGGACGTCGCGCCCGCGCAGCGTCAGCGCGGCGACCGGCTGCTTGCTCGCGAGCCGCAGCGCCGGCCCGAGTGCGGCCAGCAGCGCCGCACCGAGGCCGACGGCGAGGCCGACCAGGACGGCCGACGGGTACATCGCCGGCGGCGTGATCGGCACGGGCAGGCGGTACTGGAGCGCGGCGAGCTTCGCCGTCAACGGAAAGCCGAACTTGCCGATCGCGAGCCCGAGCGGCACGCCCACGGCCGTGCCGAGGAGCCCCAGGATGAGGCTCTCCTTCAGGAGCTCACTCGCGACCACCCAACGCCGCAGCCCGACGGCGCGCAGGAGCCCGACCTCCCAGGTGCGGGCCTCGAAGATCGCGCCGAGACGGCTGTAGCAGATGACGAAGCCGGCCACGACGGCGAGCAGGGCGAACGCCGTCAGCATCGCCTGGAAGCCGGCGACCGTCTTGCGGATCACCGCCTTGCGGATCGCCGGCTCCTCCACCGTGAGCCCGGGCGGCAGCGCCGCCGCCACCGCGGCCTTCACCGCCTCCTCATGGCCCGGCTGCACGAGGAGGTCGATCTGCGTCACCTGGCCCGGCTCGGTGAACGCCGCCTGGGCCGCCTGGATGTCCATCACGACGAGACGTCCGCCGAGCGTCGCCGCCAGCCCCTGCGCGTCGAGCAGCCCGCGGACGACGAACGGCATGACGCCCGTGGGCGTGACCAGGTCGAGGCGGCTTCCGGCCTGGAGCCCGCGGCGCTCGGCGAACTGGCGGCCGAGGATGATCGAGTCCTTCTGCGAGATGAAGACGAGGAGGTCGTCGACGACGTCGGCGTTGTCGCCGCGATGGTAGACGCGCACCGCGGCGTCGTTGGTGAGGTCGACGCCGTGCACGGTGAGGATCTCGCCGGTGCCGTCGTCGGGGAAGGCGATCGAGCGCACCAGGGGGACGGCGAGCGTGACGCCGGGGATCGCTTCCACCGTCTTCACGGTGTCTTCGTCGAAGGTGAGGTTCTCGCCGGCGCGAATGGTGAGCGCGGCGCGGCCGGCCATGCCGTCGACGGTGTCGAGGAAGGCGTCGAGGACGGCGAGGTTCATGAGCCGCGTGGCGACGACCAGCGCGACCCCGAGCGCGACGGCGAGGATCGACAGCACCATCCGCCCGAGCCCGGCCCGCACGTGCAGCCAGGCGCGCCGGAACGACAGGAGGGCGATCACGACTCCGACGCCTCGTCGTCGCCGGCGGCCGGTGTGATCCGGTCGCGCGGCGGGGTACGCACGTCGCGCAGGATGCGGCCGTCGCGCAGCTCGAGCGTGCGGTCGCCGTAGGTGGCGGCGAAGACGTTGTGCGTCACCATGACCACGGTCACCTGGTCCGCCTCGTTGAGCGCACGCAGCAGGTCGAGGATGACGCGGCCCGTGTGCGAGTCGAGGTTGCCGGTCGGCTCGTCGGCGAGGAGCAGGGCGGGGCCGGGGGCGATGGCGCGCGCGATCGCCACGCGCTGCTGCTCGCCGCCCGACAGCTCGGCCGGATAGCGGCGCTCGCGGCCGCTCACCTCGCAGCGCTCGAGCGCCTCGGCGGCGCGCCGCTTCACCTCGGCACGCGAGTGGCCGGCGAACTCGAGCGGCCAGCATACGTTCTCCTCGACCGAGAGGGCCGGGATCAGGTTGAAGCCCTGGAAGATGAAGCCGACGCGGTGCAGGCGCAGGTCGGACAGCTCGGCGTCGGAGAGGGTGGCGAGGTCGCGGCCGTCGAGGACGACCTGGCCCGCGTCCGGGGTGTCGAGCCCGGCGAGCAGGTTGAGGAGCGTCGTCTTTCCCGAGCCGCTCGGACCCATGAGGGAGACGAACTCGCCGCGGGCGATCGTGAGGTCGAGACCGTCGAGGGCCGTGAAGGCCTGACGTCCGCTGCCGTAGCGCTTGCGGACGCCGCGAGCCACGATCAGGTCGCTCATCGCTTCCTCCCCGCACCGCCCTTCGGCGTCGCCGGCGGCGGCCGCTCGGCGAGGTCGCGGCGGTACTCGTCCAGGAACTCCAGCTCGGCCGTCACCTGCTTGATGCGACGGAGCAGCAGCGCCGCGGCTGCGCGATGGCCGTCGGGGTCGCCGTTCTTGCGCGAGTCGGCGAGCGAGTCCTCGCGGGCGCGGGTGAGCGTCTTGCCGAGGAGCCACAGCTCTTCCTGCCGCCGGTCGAGGAGGCGATCGCGTTGCTCCGGACCCAGGAGGTGCGCGAACAGGAGCCACGAATCGAGCTCCTGCTCGGTGGTGTCCGGCTGGGCCAGCCAGTGGTCGAACTCGTCGCGGCCGGGCGTGGTGATGACGTACGGGATGCGGCGCGCGTCGGCGTCGGGCGGGTTGACCCCCTGCTCGAGGAGACCGGCGTCCACCAGCTTACCGAGCTCGCGGTAGAAGTTGCCCGGGTTGGTCTGGGCCCCCGACCGAGCACGGTACTCCGAGACCAGCTCGTAGCCGTGGCGTGCCTTTCCGTCGCGCAGGAGGCCCAGGATCAAGTGGTAGAACATCCGCCCGTCGCGCGAGAGTAAAACGCGGGTTCCCTCGGGGTCAAGGTTGCGCGCAGCCGCGCACGATCGCGCACCGTCGGGCTCCGACCGCCGGACGATCCGCCCTACGGTAGCTACTAGCTTCCTTGAATCCATACCTGCTTCAGTGCATGGAGGGTATTGCCGCCGGCGTCCTCCGGGCGTATCGGCCGCGCAGAACGACCCAACCAGGAGGTGCCGCCATGCTGTACGGGGGCGTGGATGTCTCGGGGCTGTTCCACCGCGTGATGGGCGCGGGACGCGGGCGGCGGCGGATCGTCCCCTGGCCGGCGCCGCGTCCGGCGTCGTCCGCCGCGGCATCGTCCGATCCGGACGAGGTGCGCGCACCGCGCTCGTGTGCACCGACCGCACTGCGCGGCGTCCCGCCGGAGCAACGCCTGATGCTCGCCGTCCTCGAGGACGCGCTCACCATCCTCACGGCCGGCCCGCGCCGAACCACGAGCGGGCGGCTGTTCTGGGACACCCGCAGCTGGATCCTGGACGACGACCATGCGTGGCCGTTCTCGTTCCTGAACGTCTGCGACGCGCTCGACATCGATCCGATCCGCCTGCGCCGCCGGCTCGCGGCGCACGGCGCGGCGATGGTCGTGGGCCGGCCCGAGGTGACGCGATGATCGGGGCGGACGGGCTGTCCGCCGTCCAGGTCACGTATCGCGCGTGGCTGCGCCAGACCGCGCGCGACGCCGGGCTCACGACCGCCGCCGTCGACACGATGGTGCAGCACGGGCAGATCGGCCACTGGCGGCGCGGCGATCTCGTGGCGAGCGGCGCGGCGGGGGCGGGGACCGTGCACTTCGTCGTCAGCGGCGCCGTCCAGATCGTCTGTCTGGTGCCGGGGGGCGCCAGCGTCGCGGCGGAGATCGTACCGCCCGGACGCTGGTTCGGCGGCAGTTGGCTCGACGATCGCGCCGGCGGCTGCCGCTTCGTAGCGCGGGCGCACGTACCGGCCGTCGTCGCCCGGACCGGCCCGGAGCTGTGGCGGACCATCGTCATGGCGCTGCCGCCCGAGAACGTCGTCCGCCTGCTCGCCTACTCGCAGGCGCGGGTGCGGCGGCTGCTGCTCGATCGCTGTCTGCTCCTGGCGCTGCCGCTGCGCGAGCGCCTCTACCACGTCCTCGGCACGCTCGCGGCCGACTTCGGTCGGCTCGAGCCGCGCGGCACGCGCATCGACCTGCCGCTCACGCATGCGGACCTGGCCGCGCTGGTGGTGGCGACGCGAGCCAACGTGACGCGTGGGCTCGCGTCGCTCGAGCACGACGGACGCATCATCCGTGACGATGCCCGTGCGGTGGTGGTGTGCGGACCGCACGGCGACCAGGCGGCGGGCGCGGCCTGATCCCCCGGGCCGCGCCCGCCGCGTGACCTCGCCGCGGCGGTAGCCCGTGCCGGGCGCCGGGCCGCTCGCGCCCGGCGGCTCGCCGCGCGCGATCCGGCAACGCCGCGCGTGCGCGACGGCGCGTACGTCGCGACCACGTCGGCGACACGTCGCGTGCCGACGCGTGCGGGCGGCGTGCGCGCGCCGGCACGAGTTCGGCGAACCGGTTCGCTTGCCGCGCGACGCGAGCGCGCGGCGCCAAGCGATCGACGCAGGTGTCGTCGTGATCGAACCTGCGCATCGACGACGTGTCGACGCCGCCGAGCGCGCGCTGCGCAGCGCGTCGACTCGCGCCGGCAACTCTCGCGACGCGTCATCGTCGGTGGTGAAAACCGCGCAACGTTTCGATCGCGAACGAGGTGTCATCGCAATCGAATTCGCGTGCGATGAGTCTTCGATCAGAAGCTGGAGAGAGTGGGATGCGATGAACGAGGAGCAAGATCACAGCACGACGAAATCTCGTTGACAGTCCGCGACGCAATGTGGTTCCAGTCCGCGCGACGATCGGTGTCCGTGGTCACATACGAGTTCGTGCAAGCGAGGGGGATATGGTTGCACGTCGTTTTTGGGGAGTCGCGGTAGTTTGGCCGGTGATCCTCTACCTATCGGTCGGGCATGCTCATGCTGAACCTCCACGGCACACGTCGCCGATCCAAGTCACGGCGGACGGCGGGAGCGTGTGGGTGGTCAATCCAGATTCCGATTCCGTCGGTCGGATCGACGCCGCGACCCACACGCTGGTCGGCGAGTATCGCGTCGGAGACTACCCGCGCACGATCTCGGTCGCCGGCGGTGCGATCTACGTGGCCAACCAGGGCTCCCAGGATCTGACGCCGAAACCGGATCCCGAGACCGTGATGAAGCTCGACCCCGCGTCCGGCGCGGTGTTGAGCAAGCTCACGACGCCGTTCGGCTGCGCGCCGTACGGCGTCCTCTTCAACGAGGCCGGCCCGAACGGTCCGGTGGTCTACGTGTCGTGCGAACGCCGCCAGAGCGTGCTCGTGCTCGATGCCGCTTTGAGCGAGATCGTCGCGACCATCCCGCTGGACTGGCCTGACCCGCGCTCGATGGCGTTGACCGAGGACAAGAAGCGCCTCTACGTGGCGCATTTTCTGACGCGGCTTCCCGGCGCCGACGCTCACGTCACCGAGATCGACACCGAGACCAACGAGATATCGCGCGTCATCGCGATCCCTCCCGACATGACCACCTGCGAGACGATCAACTCGGGCAAGGGGGTCTACAACGTCATCGCCGGCCTCAACATCGTTCCGTCCACCGCGCCCGCGAACGTCCGGGGCCAGCTGTGGGTGGGCGCCGTGCTGCAGAACAATCTGACGAAGGGTCTGTTCCGCAACGACCCGCGGTTCGGCGGTCGCCCGGACCCCATGCTCTGCTCGGGAGGCGTGAACCACGATACGCGCTGTCTTCGCGACGGCGACTGTCCCGGCGGCACCTGCACGGCCACGTTCCAGGCCATCGCCCGCAACCTCTACAAGCCGTCGTTCCACGACATCACCCGCTCCGGAATCGCCAAGATCGATCTCGGCACCGGCCAGCAGGTCGGCAAGATCGACATCGACGAGGCGAATCAGCCGACGGACATCGTGTTCAGCCCCGACGGCGTCACCGCCTACGTCGTGGACCAGTTCTTCAACAGCTACCACGTGCTCAACACCGCACGCGGGCAGGACGGCAACATGACGACGGCCTTCGCCGCCGGCTCGCGCTTCGGCCCGGGCGGGGCGCAGCCCGATCAGCCGTGCCGGGGCGGCGCGTTCCTGACGGCGTCGGAAGCCCCGTTCATTCTCCCGCCGCAGGGGCAGATCGTTCCGATCGGCGTCGATCCGCAGCTGGTCGGCGGCGGCGTCATCAACACCGGCCTCGAGTACACGGTCGCCACCGGCCGGATGCGCCCGGTGCCGGACGCGATCGGCACGGTGCCGCACGGCGTCGCGATCTCGCCGGACGGGTCCAAGGTGTTCGTCGCGAACTTCCTCTCGCGCAACGTCAGCGTCGTGAAGGCGGATCAGCTCTTCTGCCCGAACGGGGCGGCGTGTCAGACCTCCGCGAGCTGCGCCGGCTGCGCGCCGCGGCTCCATGCCGTCGTGCCGTCGATCGATGCTCCCGACCCGCTCCCGGCGCCGCTTCTCGACGGCAAGATCCTCTTCCACACCGCCGCCCGCGACTCGAGCGTTCCGAACGGGATCGGCCTGGGGCAGGCGGCGCCGCGCTACAACCGCGACGATCCCGATGTCCTCGAGCCCGTGGGGCACGTGACCAGCACCTCACACGACGCCTCGTACGTGGCCTGCGCCAGCTGTCACCCGGACGGCGGCTTCGACGGGCGTAGCTGGGACTTCTCCCAGTTCGGTGCGTCGGTCCGCAACACGATGGAGCTGCGCGGCCGCGCCAGCTTCGCGCCGGGCATGTGCAGCGATCCCCCCGGGCAGTCGTGCACCACGGATTCGCAGTGCGCCAACCACGGCGTCGGCACCTGCTCGAACGACCCGAGCGTCGTCTGTGAGCTCGACATCCAGTGCGGCTCCTGCAGCGCGAGCAGTCCCACGCCGGGCATCACCTGCCGCGCCGACCGCGACTGCGGCGGCACGTGCTCCAACGACGCCACCGTCGCCTGTCAGCGCGACGGCGACTGCGGCGGGTTCTGCCGTGAGAACGGCACGACGCCGTGCACGCGTGACAACCAGTGCCGCTTCGGCTGCTCGATCGCGAACACCTGCAACTTCAATCTCTGCGAGACGAAGACGTGCAACGTCGCCAAGTGCCGCCCCGGCTCGCCGGCCGACATCCCGGGGAACGTCACGAACCCGCAGTCGTTCTTCAACCCGATGCTGACCGCGCACTGGAACGCGGATCGCGACGAGGTCGAGGATTTCGAGTTCACCTTCCGCTCGCTCATGGGTGCGGGGGACTGTGACGGCGTCGAGGACCTGCCCGAGAAGTGCATCGGCGCCCTCGTCATGCGGTCGAACGTCGCCAAGCCGCAGGAAGCGCATCCCGATCTGGGCCCCGGCAACCGCGGACTGAGCCCGCGCCTCGACCACGTGGCCGACTACCTCTACAGCCTCACGACCTTCGTCCGGAACCCGAACCTCGAGAACGGGCCGTCGGCGGACGCGGTGGAAGGCGGCGTCATCTTCGCCGCGTCGGGCGTGCGCTGTCTCGAATGCCACAACGGCCCGTCGCCGACGAATCAGCATTTCTCGGACAAGAAGGCGATCGCCAGTCATCCGCCGGGGCTTCCCGGCGGACCCGACGTCAACAATCCGTTCCTTCGCCACAACGTCGGAACGTTCAACGCGTTCGACCAGACGGATCCGTTCCAGGTCGCGAGCGAATTCGGAA from bacterium harbors:
- a CDS encoding ABC transporter permease, whose protein sequence is MIALLSFRRAWLHVRAGLGRMVLSILAVALGVALVVATRLMNLAVLDAFLDTVDGMAGRAALTIRAGENLTFDEDTVKTVEAIPGVTLAVPLVRSIAFPDDGTGEILTVHGVDLTNDAAVRVYHRGDNADVVDDLLVFISQKDSIILGRQFAERRGLQAGSRLDLVTPTGVMPFVVRGLLDAQGLAATLGGRLVVMDIQAAQAAFTEPGQVTQIDLLVQPGHEEAVKAAVAAALPPGLTVEEPAIRKAVIRKTVAGFQAMLTAFALLAVVAGFVICYSRLGAIFEARTWEVGLLRAVGLRRWVVASELLKESLILGLLGTAVGVPLGLAIGKFGFPLTAKLAALQYRLPVPITPPAMYPSAVLVGLAVGLGAALLAALGPALRLASKQPVAALTLRGRDVPTALRPPRLVLWLGMIGLAAGLILFQRRTEQAELGNVTTALLAILGCAGAWPLVRGSSGVVSSLWQRLFGPTGRLAAGHLREQSRRAALTVATLGVGLGAILMFGIVAWSFERTLEAQLTSMFKADLYVTSAFESEGWMSAPLSEGLLADLTDLPGVELVSGEQRQTIGYRGGMPVLVAHDPSSFVNPKVCHWRLEDGALAGALDRVAEGKALLVSSTFAQQFKTAVGDALELPSPHGLQRLPVLGITATEPTVAVIMSRELFKRAWNDPQVRWARIVVQPGADRDGVAAEIARRIGPEYRLQVRTLAQLVGHFTGQVRQAFSFLYLMEAVTLLLVLIGLGDTLASGVLERTREFGMMRAVGLRRSRLFAMVVLEGLAIGLLGLLLAVAAGMALGIFWVEIQFPALLGWDLDLHFPTAFASMAAGLTVLLCLTGALLPAWRAARLSVPAALRNE
- a CDS encoding ABC transporter ATP-binding protein, whose translation is MSDLIVARGVRKRYGSGRQAFTALDGLDLTIARGEFVSLMGPSGSGKTTLLNLLAGLDTPDAGQVVLDGRDLATLSDAELSDLRLHRVGFIFQGFNLIPALSVEENVCWPLEFAGHSRAEVKRRAAEALERCEVSGRERRYPAELSGGEQQRVAIARAIAPGPALLLADEPTGNLDSHTGRVILDLLRALNEADQVTVVMVTHNVFAATYGDRTLELRDGRILRDVRTPPRDRITPAAGDDEASES
- a CDS encoding PadR family transcriptional regulator, with product MFYHLILGLLRDGKARHGYELVSEYRARSGAQTNPGNFYRELGKLVDAGLLEQGVNPPDADARRIPYVITTPGRDEFDHWLAQPDTTEQELDSWLLFAHLLGPEQRDRLLDRRQEELWLLGKTLTRAREDSLADSRKNGDPDGHRAAAALLLRRIKQVTAELEFLDEYRRDLAERPPPATPKGGAGRKR
- a CDS encoding Crp/Fnr family transcriptional regulator — encoded protein: MIGADGLSAVQVTYRAWLRQTARDAGLTTAAVDTMVQHGQIGHWRRGDLVASGAAGAGTVHFVVSGAVQIVCLVPGGASVAAEIVPPGRWFGGSWLDDRAGGCRFVARAHVPAVVARTGPELWRTIVMALPPENVVRLLAYSQARVRRLLLDRCLLLALPLRERLYHVLGTLAADFGRLEPRGTRIDLPLTHADLAALVVATRANVTRGLASLEHDGRIIRDDARAVVVCGPHGDQAAGAA